The proteins below come from a single Halomonas binhaiensis genomic window:
- a CDS encoding carboxymuconolactone decarboxylase family protein, which translates to MTVKVDPFAAAPSLMMDWQRVSIAINKSMDPTLVGLVEIRASQINGCANCLNMHTVFARENGETEQRINLLAAWREAPCYTDRERAALGWTEAMTRLSEGHARDAAYQALQDQFNEEEQVKLTLILSVINGWNRIATGFGVWVDPAEVKASVARVSA; encoded by the coding sequence ATGACGGTGAAAGTTGACCCCTTTGCCGCCGCACCTTCCCTGATGATGGATTGGCAGCGTGTGTCAATTGCCATCAACAAGAGTATGGATCCGACGCTTGTCGGACTCGTCGAGATCCGCGCCTCCCAGATCAACGGATGCGCTAACTGCCTCAACATGCATACCGTGTTTGCGCGAGAGAACGGTGAGACCGAACAGCGCATCAATCTGCTTGCAGCATGGCGTGAGGCTCCCTGCTATACCGATCGTGAGCGTGCCGCACTTGGCTGGACCGAGGCGATGACGCGACTCTCGGAAGGGCATGCGCGGGATGCTGCCTATCAGGCCCTGCAGGATCAGTTCAACGAGGAGGAGCAGGTGAAGCTTACCTTGATACTCAGTGTCATCAATGGCTGGAATCGTATCGCTACCGGGTTCGGTGTCTGGGTCGATCCTGCCGAAGTGAAAGCCAGCGTGGCCAGGGTGAGTGCCTGA
- the recC gene encoding exodeoxyribonuclease V subunit gamma, whose amino-acid sequence MAQSTALTPGFMVIHGNHLEALRDLAVNWMRQHPLGPLENEVLLVQSNGISQWLKLALAANPEDGGCGIAAALDVTLPARFLWQAYRTVLTHLDGPDSVPSTSPFDKSRLTWRLMRLLPSLLDAPDTAEAFTPLKRFLDTDDDQRKRHQLAERLADLFDQYQVYRGDWLEAWSNGDDVLIDARGQSRPLPQDQHWQAVLWRVLRADIGEAGIASSRAGVHQRFVAACQSLDDSTRPAGLPRRIMVFGISSLPSQTLEALAALSRMCQVVLCVHNPCEFYWADIIEHRDLLRAARRRQQQRPGMPLDLDDSQMHLHAHPLLAAWGKQGRDYLRLLDEFDEHQQYAKLFENDALRIDLFEPHALPDGRQQLLHQLQDDIRALRPLSETQSLWPAVEKEKDVSLTFHIAHSPLREVEILHDQLLAAFSADETLRPRDVLVMVPEVDAYAAAVTSVFGRLESDDPRYIPFTLSDQASRHRQPLAIAVETLTRLPELRLSVSNLLDLLEVPAVRERFAIREDDLPVLERWIAGSGIRWGLDAEQRQSLDLPGGLSQNTWTFGLRRLLLGYAVGEGAADEPTPAPGQDTAWHDIAPYGDIGGLEAALAGPLVRLIDTLEHHWHALSTPTDVGNWCIRLRALLDDCLSPVDDNDSNLLSRLDLALETWHESAIEADFDGEIPLAVVREQWLTTLDDGGLSQRFLAGAVNVATLMPMRAIPFRHVWLLGMNDGDYPRTQIPQDFDLMGQDYRPGDRSRREDDRYLFLEALLSARERLSISWVGRSIHDNSECPPSVLVSQLRDHLARGWQLDESDENGSTALLEHLTTEHPLTPFSPHYFMGQPHLFSYAHEWRQVHDRDALTDQVIAPLPAWEANAPLTLARLSRLLDDPVATFFNQRLGVRLALPESGRLDQEPFALNGLDRWQLQDTLIQAQRRAVDSTEGGEDDRHQARQDALYSTLDRLAREGHLAMGGFAERMRQHLVEPMDELFELYARTCQRWPHAHQVATPVSLTLGGLEIEDVIDELRQDADGQRCRVVLLTSSLIRNNRYHWKHWVRPWVVHLVAQICLGPTTTRLLSRVGDGHLPPLSADEAQSWLGNIATVWHQAMCRPLPLARDSAFAWLRKGGTPAAMSRILEGQSEKADEAALDDAWKVLVGNEFQPGEFPRNAYLTRVWAGPEALINEHGNEFAALAESLYGPLSRLARSGEADNGGNQ is encoded by the coding sequence ATGGCGCAGTCGACTGCCCTCACACCGGGATTCATGGTGATCCATGGCAATCACCTGGAAGCACTGCGCGACCTGGCGGTGAACTGGATGCGCCAGCATCCGCTGGGACCGCTGGAAAACGAGGTGCTGCTGGTGCAGAGCAACGGCATCAGCCAATGGCTCAAGTTGGCGCTGGCCGCCAATCCGGAGGACGGTGGCTGCGGTATCGCGGCGGCACTGGATGTCACCCTGCCGGCGCGTTTCCTGTGGCAAGCCTATCGCACGGTGCTGACACATTTGGATGGCCCCGATTCGGTGCCTTCCACATCGCCCTTCGACAAGTCACGCCTGACCTGGCGGCTGATGCGCCTGTTGCCCAGCCTGCTGGACGCCCCAGATACTGCTGAAGCGTTCACTCCATTGAAGCGCTTTCTCGATACCGACGATGACCAGCGCAAGCGCCACCAGTTGGCCGAGCGCCTGGCGGACCTGTTCGACCAGTATCAGGTCTATCGCGGTGACTGGCTGGAAGCCTGGTCCAATGGCGATGATGTACTGATCGATGCACGAGGCCAGTCCCGCCCACTGCCGCAAGACCAACACTGGCAAGCGGTGCTGTGGCGAGTGCTGCGTGCCGATATTGGCGAAGCCGGTATTGCCTCCAGCCGTGCTGGCGTCCACCAGCGCTTTGTCGCTGCCTGCCAGTCTCTCGATGATTCGACGCGTCCAGCAGGGCTGCCACGTCGAATCATGGTATTTGGTATCTCGTCGTTGCCCAGCCAGACCCTGGAGGCCCTGGCCGCCCTGTCGCGGATGTGCCAGGTCGTGCTGTGCGTGCATAACCCTTGTGAGTTCTACTGGGCCGATATCATCGAACACCGCGATCTGTTGCGTGCCGCCCGGCGTCGCCAGCAGCAGCGCCCCGGCATGCCACTGGATCTCGACGACAGCCAGATGCACCTTCACGCCCATCCCTTGCTCGCAGCCTGGGGCAAGCAGGGCCGCGATTACCTGCGCCTGCTCGATGAGTTCGATGAACACCAGCAATATGCCAAGCTGTTCGAGAACGATGCACTACGCATCGACCTGTTTGAACCACATGCCCTGCCCGATGGCCGCCAGCAACTGTTGCATCAGTTGCAGGATGATATTCGCGCCCTGCGCCCGCTGAGTGAAACTCAATCACTTTGGCCCGCGGTTGAAAAAGAAAAGGATGTTTCACTGACATTCCATATTGCGCACAGCCCATTGCGCGAAGTGGAAATACTCCACGATCAGTTGCTCGCCGCTTTCAGTGCCGATGAAACCCTCAGGCCACGAGACGTGCTGGTGATGGTACCGGAGGTGGATGCCTATGCAGCGGCAGTGACATCCGTGTTCGGACGTCTGGAAAGCGACGACCCACGCTACATTCCCTTTACCCTCTCCGACCAGGCCAGCCGCCATCGCCAGCCACTGGCCATCGCCGTGGAAACCCTGACCCGGCTGCCAGAGCTTCGCCTTTCGGTATCGAACCTGCTCGACCTGCTCGAAGTGCCAGCCGTGCGAGAACGCTTTGCCATCCGCGAGGACGATCTCCCGGTGCTGGAACGCTGGATCGCGGGTAGCGGTATCCGCTGGGGACTGGATGCCGAGCAGCGCCAGAGCCTCGACTTGCCAGGAGGGTTGAGCCAGAACACCTGGACCTTTGGCCTGCGCCGTCTACTGCTGGGCTACGCCGTGGGAGAAGGGGCAGCAGATGAACCGACACCAGCGCCAGGACAGGATACGGCCTGGCACGATATCGCGCCCTACGGTGACATCGGCGGACTGGAAGCCGCCTTGGCTGGCCCGTTGGTGCGTCTGATCGACACCCTCGAACATCATTGGCATGCGCTTTCCACACCGACGGATGTAGGCAACTGGTGCATCCGGCTGCGCGCGCTGCTCGACGATTGCCTCAGCCCGGTGGACGATAACGACAGCAACCTGCTCAGCCGTCTCGATCTAGCCTTGGAAACCTGGCATGAATCGGCTATCGAAGCGGACTTCGATGGCGAGATTCCCCTGGCGGTGGTGCGCGAGCAATGGCTGACGACCCTGGACGACGGCGGTCTGTCCCAGCGCTTCCTGGCCGGTGCCGTCAATGTTGCGACCCTGATGCCCATGCGCGCCATTCCGTTTCGCCATGTATGGCTGCTGGGCATGAACGATGGCGACTATCCGCGTACCCAGATTCCCCAGGACTTCGACCTGATGGGCCAGGACTATCGGCCCGGGGATCGTTCGCGTCGGGAGGATGACCGCTACCTGTTTCTCGAAGCCCTGCTCTCCGCCCGGGAGCGCCTGTCCATCAGTTGGGTAGGACGCAGCATTCATGACAATAGCGAATGTCCCCCATCCGTACTGGTCAGCCAGCTGCGCGATCACCTGGCCCGGGGCTGGCAACTGGACGAGAGCGATGAAAATGGCAGTACCGCCCTGCTGGAGCACTTGACCACCGAGCACCCGCTGACGCCTTTCAGCCCTCACTATTTCATGGGCCAGCCACACCTGTTCAGCTATGCCCACGAGTGGCGTCAGGTGCATGATCGTGATGCCCTCACGGACCAGGTCATTGCTCCCCTGCCAGCCTGGGAAGCCAACGCCCCCCTGACACTGGCTCGCCTGTCCCGGTTGCTGGACGACCCCGTCGCTACGTTCTTCAACCAGCGGCTTGGCGTCCGGCTGGCCTTGCCGGAGTCTGGCCGGCTCGACCAGGAGCCCTTTGCCTTGAATGGCCTGGACAGATGGCAGTTGCAAGACACGCTGATCCAGGCCCAGCGCAGGGCCGTCGACAGTACTGAAGGCGGTGAAGACGACAGGCACCAGGCTCGTCAGGATGCCTTGTACAGCACACTGGATCGGCTGGCCCGGGAAGGTCATCTCGCCATGGGGGGCTTTGCCGAACGTATGCGTCAGCACCTGGTCGAGCCCATGGATGAATTGTTCGAGCTATATGCCCGAACCTGCCAACGCTGGCCCCATGCCCATCAGGTCGCCACCCCGGTTTCCCTGACACTGGGAGGTCTGGAAATCGAGGATGTCATCGATGAACTTCGCCAAGACGCTGATGGCCAGCGCTGTCGAGTGGTATTGCTGACATCCAGCTTGATTCGCAACAACCGTTACCACTGGAAGCATTGGGTCCGCCCCTGGGTGGTGCATCTCGTGGCTCAGATCTGTCTCGGCCCGACCACCACCCGCCTGCTGTCCCGCGTGGGAGATGGCCATCTGCCCCCACTGTCCGCCGATGAGGCACAGTCCTGGCTCGGCAACATTGCCACCGTCTGGCATCAAGCGATGTGTCGCCCGCTACCCTTGGCCAGAGATTCGGCTTTCGCCTGGCTGCGCAAAGGCGGAACTCCTGCAGCCATGTCTCGTATTCTCGAGGGACAGTCTGAAAAAGCGGATGAAGCGGCCCTGGATGATGCCTGGAAAGTCCTGGTAGGCAATGAATTCCAGCCTGGGGAATTCCCTCGCAATGCTTACCTGACCCGTGTCTGGGCCGGACCAGAAGCCCTGATCAATGAGCATGGCAATGAATTTGCCGCTCTCGCCGAATCGCTATATGGGCCGCTCAGCCGTCTTGCGAGGTCCGGGGAAGCTGACAATGGAGGCAACCAATGA
- a CDS encoding ABC-F family ATPase has translation MLSTANITMQFGPKPLFENVSVKFGQGHRYGLIGANGCGKSTLIKILGGDLEPTSGQVMKDATTRLGKLRQDQFAFENERVIDTVIMGNEELWSVAAERERIYSLAEMSEEDGMAVADLEVRFAELDGYTAESRAGELLLGLGIPLEQHDQPMSVVAPGWKLRVLLAQALFSDPDVLLLDEPTNHLDINTIRWLEDILKARSSTMIIISHDRHFLNSVCTHMADLDYGELQLFPGNYDEYMTAATQARERLHNENAKKKAEIAELKQFVSRFSANASKAKQATSRQRKIDKIQLNEVKPSSRISPFIRFEQNKKIHRQALAVEALSKAWDDNVLFDRFDLRVEAGERIAIIGPNGIGKTTLLNCLVGAMAPDTGEVKWTDAAEVGYFAQDHAADFDGGETLFEWMQQWTTAGEQTVRGALGRMLFSNDDIGKSVKVISGGEQGRMLFGKLSLQNPNVLVMDEPTNHLDMESIEALNLALEHYPGTLIFVSHDREFVGSLATRIIEMKDDGIVDFSGSYDDYLRSQGVFG, from the coding sequence GTGCTCTCTACCGCCAACATCACCATGCAGTTTGGCCCCAAGCCGCTGTTCGAGAACGTTTCTGTCAAATTCGGCCAGGGTCATCGCTATGGCCTGATCGGGGCCAACGGTTGTGGCAAGTCGACCCTGATCAAGATTCTCGGGGGCGACCTGGAGCCTACCAGCGGCCAGGTGATGAAAGACGCCACCACACGACTGGGCAAGTTACGCCAGGATCAGTTCGCCTTCGAGAACGAGCGTGTCATCGATACGGTGATCATGGGTAACGAAGAGCTGTGGTCTGTCGCGGCCGAGCGTGAGCGTATCTATTCGCTGGCCGAGATGAGTGAAGAAGATGGCATGGCGGTGGCGGATCTCGAAGTGCGCTTTGCCGAACTCGATGGCTATACCGCCGAGTCGCGTGCCGGTGAGTTGCTGCTTGGCCTGGGCATCCCCCTGGAACAGCATGATCAGCCGATGAGCGTGGTCGCTCCGGGCTGGAAGCTCCGGGTACTGCTGGCCCAGGCTCTGTTCAGCGACCCCGATGTGTTGCTGCTGGATGAGCCGACCAACCATCTCGATATCAATACGATTCGCTGGCTTGAGGATATCCTCAAGGCGCGTTCGTCGACCATGATCATCATCTCTCACGACCGCCACTTTCTGAACAGCGTCTGTACCCACATGGCGGACCTGGACTACGGCGAGCTGCAGCTGTTCCCAGGCAACTACGATGAGTACATGACCGCTGCCACTCAGGCGCGCGAGCGTCTGCATAACGAGAATGCCAAGAAGAAGGCCGAGATTGCCGAGCTCAAGCAATTCGTCAGCCGTTTCTCGGCCAATGCCTCCAAGGCCAAGCAGGCAACCTCGCGCCAGCGCAAGATCGACAAGATCCAGCTCAATGAGGTCAAGCCCTCATCACGCATCAGCCCCTTCATTCGCTTTGAGCAGAACAAGAAGATTCATCGCCAGGCGTTGGCGGTAGAAGCACTCTCCAAGGCCTGGGACGACAATGTACTGTTCGATCGCTTTGACCTGAGAGTCGAAGCGGGAGAACGCATCGCCATCATCGGGCCCAACGGCATCGGCAAGACCACCTTGCTCAACTGCCTGGTCGGCGCGATGGCGCCTGACACCGGCGAGGTAAAATGGACCGATGCGGCTGAAGTCGGTTATTTCGCCCAGGACCACGCGGCGGACTTCGACGGTGGCGAGACGCTGTTCGAATGGATGCAGCAATGGACGACCGCCGGTGAACAGACAGTGCGTGGCGCCCTCGGCCGGATGTTGTTCTCCAACGACGACATCGGCAAGTCTGTCAAAGTCATTTCAGGTGGTGAGCAAGGACGTATGCTGTTCGGAAAGCTCTCGCTGCAAAACCCCAACGTGCTGGTCATGGATGAGCCCACCAACCACCTGGACATGGAGTCCATCGAGGCGCTCAACCTGGCATTGGAGCACTATCCTGGCACCCTGATTTTCGTTAGCCACGACCGAGAGTTCGTCGGCTCGCTGGCCACGCGCATCATCGAGATGAAAGACGATGGCATCGTCGATTTCAGCGGCAGCTATGATGACTACCTGCGCAGTCAGGGCGTGTTCGGCTGA
- the recB gene encoding exodeoxyribonuclease V subunit beta codes for MTTSIMLDPVTLPLDGNRLIEASAGTGKTFTIALLYVRLVLGPRPCTADGEPDTAAFPRPLTPPEILVVTFTNAATLELRDRIRARLVEAAELFQQPVQQPTQQQAPQSTEPQDADNAGDPLVRLRNQWPQEHWPACGRRLQLAAEWMDEAAISTIHSWCHRMLSEHAFDSGSLFSLSLETDQSELELDVARDYWRTFLYALPSEYLDQLTSHWETPEALHKALGRLLPHAESLDEAPVPLETFEHVSAETEHCLAELKAPWPAWLDEMEAVLEDAASRKAFNGQKFNSRSRANWLAALRQWVEDPGQKQPVLSDAAWKRLTPQGMADIWKEGPPPDLPALNALAELPAHLNDLPDAYPALVSHAVRWMAERRRQAQARRAEIGPDDLLIHLDRALCGSDSAQAGSQADSQSKRLAERIRRQFPVAMVDEFQDTDPVQYRLFDRVYRLSGNDSPEEEIEPSAVLLIGDPKQAIYAFRGADIHTYLEARHATQGRHATLGRNFRSTEAMVRAVNHCFAQAEGYASGAFLFRHGTDNPLPFVPVAANGRDETLMDNGTSLPALTLWYQDSEDDVSGGSYSKGSDSKGNYSKGHYRETMAEACASYMTRLLIGAREGRTGFSSPTTDSSTTGSSTDKHAELRELTPGELAVLVNNGSEARAIRQALSRRGIKSVYLSDKDGVFATPAAVEIETWLRAVSHPDDGMALRAALATPSLGLRLDELDALSSAREQDDLAWERRVLQFRDYRQRWRRQGVLPMLRRLLGDFNVAARLLADQERGERHLTDLLHLGELLQQTSQELDGEHALIRYLAEGRQADPARDDRHRLRLESDADLVQVVTIHKSKGLEYPLVFLPFIASFREQKKTDVPLWWHDGQHKRLALQASDEILEHADRERLAEDLRKLYVALTRARHACWLGLAPLPQLERSAIGYLLGGGEALGPNNLKMVLSRLAAGEASIALTALPEADTTRLTSDTDNVLLEPARTPRRAAREHWWIASYSALQLGSLRSSTSTAQHSLMLDDRIDTAFQAIESPGDTLQDSESRKHAEPTTALEANVRELAFEPDDKRGAMLPAATSLHRFPRGPAAGTFLHGLLEWAGEQGFANALEEQRLADMVQRRTRLRGWEDWASPLCQWLTQLVSTPLPLPSAPPMALQDIHGYQVELEFWLASHNVDTRRLDDLVSANLLPGHPRPRLEADTLNGMLKGFIDLVVEHHGRFYVVDWKSNYLGDDDSAYHADAMRDAVLSKRYDVQYALYLLALHRLLAARLPDYDSQQHLGGAIYVFLRGITASSRGVHAECPAPAFITALDELFRGAPSVTKEPSAKKEPSAKEEPSAKKEPSAKEKPSAINETPAAKGEHRQ; via the coding sequence ATGACCACCAGCATCATGCTTGATCCGGTCACGCTGCCTCTCGACGGCAACCGGCTGATAGAGGCCAGCGCCGGGACCGGCAAGACCTTTACCATCGCCTTGCTGTACGTGCGCCTGGTCCTCGGCCCCAGACCCTGCACTGCCGATGGCGAACCGGATACTGCTGCCTTTCCACGTCCGCTGACACCGCCTGAAATTCTGGTGGTGACCTTTACCAATGCCGCCACACTGGAGCTACGCGACCGCATTCGTGCACGCCTGGTGGAAGCGGCAGAGCTTTTTCAACAACCCGTTCAACAACCAACTCAACAACAGGCGCCGCAATCAACAGAGCCGCAGGATGCCGACAACGCAGGCGATCCCCTGGTGCGCCTGCGCAACCAGTGGCCACAGGAACACTGGCCCGCCTGTGGTCGGCGCTTGCAACTGGCCGCGGAATGGATGGACGAAGCGGCCATCTCGACAATCCATTCCTGGTGCCACCGCATGCTCAGCGAGCATGCCTTCGACAGCGGCAGCCTGTTCTCGCTTTCCCTGGAAACCGATCAGAGCGAACTGGAACTGGACGTCGCCCGTGACTATTGGCGCACCTTCCTCTATGCATTGCCCAGCGAATATCTCGACCAGCTCACGAGTCATTGGGAAACGCCGGAAGCCCTGCACAAGGCCCTGGGAAGATTGTTGCCCCATGCTGAAAGCCTGGACGAAGCTCCAGTTCCTCTGGAAACCTTTGAGCATGTCAGTGCCGAAACCGAGCACTGCCTTGCCGAACTCAAGGCACCCTGGCCTGCCTGGCTGGATGAGATGGAGGCCGTACTTGAAGATGCTGCTTCGCGCAAAGCCTTCAATGGCCAGAAGTTCAACTCCCGGAGTCGCGCCAACTGGCTCGCCGCCCTGCGCCAGTGGGTGGAAGATCCAGGCCAGAAACAGCCTGTCCTGAGCGATGCCGCCTGGAAACGTCTCACCCCGCAAGGCATGGCCGATATCTGGAAAGAGGGTCCACCGCCGGACTTGCCCGCCCTGAATGCACTGGCCGAACTGCCTGCGCACTTGAACGACCTGCCCGACGCCTACCCGGCACTGGTCAGTCACGCGGTGCGCTGGATGGCGGAGCGCCGCCGCCAGGCCCAGGCCCGCCGGGCAGAAATTGGTCCCGATGACCTGCTGATTCATCTGGATCGAGCGCTTTGCGGAAGCGATTCCGCTCAGGCTGGTTCTCAAGCCGACTCTCAGAGCAAACGGCTGGCCGAACGTATCCGGCGTCAGTTTCCCGTGGCCATGGTCGACGAGTTCCAGGACACCGACCCGGTGCAATATCGCCTGTTTGATCGTGTCTATCGGCTCAGTGGCAATGACAGCCCCGAGGAGGAAATCGAGCCGAGCGCCGTATTGCTGATTGGCGACCCCAAGCAGGCCATCTACGCTTTCCGTGGCGCCGATATCCATACCTACCTGGAAGCCCGGCATGCCACCCAGGGACGTCATGCCACACTGGGCAGAAACTTCCGCTCCACCGAAGCCATGGTCCGCGCCGTCAACCACTGCTTCGCGCAGGCCGAAGGTTATGCCAGTGGCGCATTCCTGTTTCGGCATGGCACCGACAACCCCTTGCCCTTTGTACCCGTGGCAGCCAACGGTCGCGACGAAACCCTGATGGACAATGGCACGTCATTACCTGCCCTGACGCTGTGGTATCAGGACAGCGAAGACGACGTATCCGGGGGTAGCTATTCCAAGGGCAGCGACTCCAAGGGCAACTATTCTAAAGGCCACTACCGCGAGACCATGGCCGAAGCCTGCGCCAGCTATATGACCAGGCTGCTGATCGGTGCCCGCGAGGGGCGTACCGGCTTCAGCTCTCCCACAACCGACTCTTCCACAACCGGTTCTTCAACAGACAAGCATGCTGAGTTGCGGGAGTTGACACCGGGCGAGCTGGCGGTACTGGTCAACAATGGCAGCGAAGCGCGCGCCATTCGCCAGGCCCTGTCGCGGCGGGGAATAAAGAGTGTCTATCTGTCGGACAAGGACGGCGTCTTCGCGACGCCAGCCGCTGTGGAAATCGAAACCTGGTTGCGCGCTGTCAGCCATCCGGACGATGGGATGGCCTTGCGCGCCGCATTGGCCACCCCCAGCTTGGGGCTACGCCTGGATGAGCTGGATGCATTGTCCAGTGCGCGGGAGCAGGATGACCTGGCCTGGGAACGCCGGGTGCTGCAGTTCCGAGACTATCGCCAGCGTTGGCGGCGACAGGGGGTCCTGCCGATGCTTCGCCGCCTGCTGGGCGACTTCAATGTCGCGGCCCGCCTGCTGGCCGACCAGGAGCGTGGCGAGCGCCATCTCACCGATCTGCTGCACCTTGGAGAGTTGCTTCAGCAAACCAGTCAGGAGCTGGATGGCGAGCATGCGCTGATCCGCTACCTGGCCGAGGGCCGACAGGCAGACCCCGCGCGGGATGATCGCCACCGGCTACGCCTGGAAAGTGATGCTGACCTGGTGCAGGTCGTGACCATCCACAAATCCAAGGGGCTGGAATACCCCCTGGTGTTTCTACCCTTCATCGCCAGTTTCAGGGAACAGAAAAAGACCGATGTCCCATTGTGGTGGCACGACGGCCAGCACAAACGACTGGCCCTGCAAGCCAGCGACGAGATTCTCGAACACGCTGACCGAGAACGCCTGGCCGAGGATCTGCGCAAGCTGTATGTGGCCTTGACCCGGGCACGTCACGCCTGCTGGCTTGGGCTGGCTCCATTGCCGCAACTCGAACGCAGCGCCATCGGTTACTTGCTCGGCGGAGGCGAAGCCCTGGGGCCGAACAACCTGAAGATGGTGCTGTCGCGCCTGGCTGCCGGAGAAGCCTCCATTGCCCTGACCGCTTTGCCGGAAGCCGACACCACCCGGCTCACATCCGACACTGACAACGTACTGCTCGAACCTGCCCGAACCCCACGACGGGCGGCCAGGGAGCACTGGTGGATTGCCAGCTATTCCGCACTGCAGCTCGGCAGCTTGCGTAGCTCTACCTCCACCGCTCAGCACAGCTTGATGCTGGATGACCGCATCGATACGGCTTTCCAGGCTATTGAGTCTCCCGGCGATACACTGCAAGACAGCGAATCCCGGAAGCACGCCGAACCCACCACCGCCTTGGAAGCCAATGTCCGCGAGCTGGCCTTCGAGCCGGATGATAAACGCGGTGCCATGCTCCCCGCGGCCACCAGCTTGCACCGCTTTCCCCGCGGGCCCGCCGCAGGCACTTTCCTGCATGGTCTGCTCGAGTGGGCAGGCGAGCAGGGGTTTGCTAATGCCCTGGAGGAGCAACGCTTGGCCGACATGGTCCAGCGCCGCACCCGCCTGCGCGGGTGGGAAGACTGGGCCTCCCCCCTGTGCCAGTGGTTGACCCAGCTTGTCTCGACCCCGCTACCTCTTCCTTCGGCGCCCCCTATGGCACTGCAAGATATCCATGGCTACCAGGTCGAACTGGAGTTCTGGCTTGCCAGCCACAACGTCGACACCCGGCGCCTGGATGATCTGGTCAGCGCCAATCTGCTACCCGGCCATCCTCGTCCACGCCTGGAGGCCGATACCCTGAACGGCATGCTCAAGGGGTTCATTGATCTGGTGGTGGAGCACCATGGTCGCTTCTACGTGGTGGATTGGAAATCGAACTACCTGGGTGATGACGACTCGGCCTACCATGCCGATGCCATGCGCGATGCCGTCCTGAGCAAGCGCTACGATGTCCAATACGCCCTTTATCTGCTGGCCCTGCATCGCCTGCTGGCTGCGCGACTGCCTGACTACGATAGTCAGCAGCACCTTGGCGGTGCCATCTACGTGTTCCTGCGTGGTATCACCGCCAGCAGCCGCGGCGTTCATGCCGAGTGTCCAGCGCCCGCCTTCATCACGGCATTGGATGAGCTGTTTCGTGGTGCACCTTCAGTGACGAAAGAGCCTTCAGCCAAAAAAGAGCCTTCAGCTAAAGAAGAGCCTTCAGCTAAAAAAGAGCCCTCAGCTAAAGAAAAGCCTTCAGCGATAAACGAAACGCCCGCAGCCAAAGGAGAACATCGCCAATGA